Proteins from a genomic interval of Chitinophagales bacterium:
- a CDS encoding HlyD family secretion protein, whose product MENQVPEKKKKSRIPFIVLGIVLIVAAYFGITKYIYAQHHETTDDAQIDGNISPVLPRIGGYVTWVLVADNQPVKEGDTLILLDTRDLQIKLVQAEAALANAQAAVGVSQAGVSTAAANFETAKSSINATRVRQWKTKADYDRYQNLLTSGSATQQQFDALKAEKETADEQYNVVVKQQVAARKQYDASFQQVTVAQSVVKQRQADVDFAKLQLTYAIITSPATGLVARKNVQVGQLIQPGQPLLSIVSDSSIWVTANFKETQVDEIQPGQKVKITADAFPGKEFMGQVNSFSGATGARFALLPPDNASGNFVKVVQRVPVKIEFTGKDKELNLLRPGMSVYVAISTSD is encoded by the coding sequence ATGGAAAACCAGGTTCCTGAAAAAAAGAAAAAAAGTCGAATTCCTTTTATTGTCTTAGGAATAGTCCTCATTGTCGCTGCTTACTTTGGCATCACAAAATACATTTATGCGCAGCATCATGAGACCACGGATGATGCGCAAATTGACGGGAATATCAGCCCGGTGCTACCCCGCATTGGCGGATACGTTACGTGGGTTCTGGTTGCAGATAACCAGCCCGTAAAAGAAGGTGATACGCTTATTTTACTTGATACACGTGATTTACAGATTAAGCTTGTACAGGCGGAAGCTGCATTAGCCAATGCTCAGGCTGCAGTTGGTGTTTCACAAGCGGGCGTATCCACTGCTGCTGCCAATTTTGAAACAGCAAAATCTAGTATAAATGCAACCAGGGTACGTCAATGGAAAACAAAAGCAGATTATGACAGGTATCAAAACCTGTTAACATCAGGATCCGCAACCCAGCAACAGTTTGATGCGCTTAAGGCGGAAAAGGAAACGGCGGATGAACAATATAATGTAGTAGTGAAGCAGCAGGTAGCTGCCCGGAAGCAATACGATGCCTCGTTTCAACAGGTAACTGTTGCCCAGTCTGTGGTGAAACAGCGGCAGGCTGATGTTGATTTTGCAAAGCTGCAACTGACGTATGCAATTATTACATCTCCAGCCACAGGACTGGTGGCAAGAAAGAATGTCCAGGTAGGGCAACTCATTCAACCCGGGCAACCACTGCTTTCTATCGTTTCGGATTCTTCTATATGGGTAACGGCGAATTTTAAAGAAACTCAGGTCGATGAAATTCAGCCGGGACAGAAGGTGAAAATTACGGCCGATGCTTTCCCGGGAAAAGAATTTATGGGACAGGTAAATTCTTTTTCAGGAGCTACAGGAGCCCGGTTTGCATTGTTACCTCCGGATAATGCCTCTGGTAATTTTGTTAAAGTGGTGCAAAGGGTCCCCGTAAAAATAGAGTTTACTGGAAAGGATAAAGAGCTGAATCTACTGCGGCCGGGTATGAGTGTATATGTGGCTATAAGTACATCAGATTAG
- a CDS encoding DHA2 family efflux MFS transporter permease subunit: MSETGSRKWIVTITVILAALLELIDTTVVNVSLPQIMGNLGATLSEVGWVVTSYAIANVIIVPMTGWLSSKFGRKNYFTFSILLFTAASFFCGNANNIWELVAFRFIQGIGGGALLSSSQAILYETFPKEEMGLASAMFGMGIIIGPTIGPTLGGYITDHFSWPWVFYINLPLGIIAALLTVAYVREPEHKRDTSTIDWIGIGLLIVGIGSLQTLLERGQDEDWFSSRLIIVLTVCAAAGLIGFVWHELTTEHPVVDLRVLRNRSLALGTIFTFILGFGLFSTVFIIPIFTQNLLGFTAQQTGLLLLPGSLFSGFMMPFVGTALKKGMRPQILSAGGFILFFVFVYWMSGFNADVGQGNFVIPLIIRGAGLGLLFVPITTMALSGLAPKDIPQGTGLTNMMRQLGGSFGIALVGTFLQHRVAFHRADLVSYINDYSISFQNRISSYQQNFIAKGYSISDAQQLAYRAIDGAITKQAFLLSYLDIFLAIGVFFLCCIPLLFFVRLKKSAQPIMGGH, translated from the coding sequence ATGTCAGAAACCGGAAGTCGAAAATGGATCGTCACAATTACAGTGATCCTGGCAGCATTGCTAGAGTTAATAGATACCACGGTGGTGAATGTATCTCTGCCGCAGATCATGGGTAATTTAGGGGCCACTCTCAGTGAAGTAGGATGGGTGGTTACCTCTTATGCAATTGCAAACGTGATTATTGTACCCATGACCGGCTGGCTTTCATCAAAGTTTGGCAGAAAAAATTATTTCACCTTTTCCATATTATTATTTACCGCTGCATCGTTTTTTTGCGGGAATGCAAACAACATCTGGGAGCTTGTCGCATTTCGTTTTATACAGGGCATAGGCGGTGGCGCTTTACTTTCATCTTCACAGGCAATTCTTTATGAAACATTTCCAAAAGAGGAAATGGGTTTAGCCTCCGCTATGTTTGGAATGGGTATAATTATAGGGCCCACAATTGGTCCCACTCTTGGTGGCTATATTACTGATCATTTTTCATGGCCATGGGTCTTTTATATTAATCTTCCATTGGGCATTATTGCAGCTTTACTCACGGTTGCATATGTGCGTGAGCCAGAGCACAAGCGGGATACCTCCACAATTGACTGGATTGGGATCGGGCTGCTGATTGTCGGTATAGGCTCTCTTCAAACATTGTTAGAAAGGGGGCAAGATGAGGATTGGTTTTCGTCCCGGCTCATCATTGTGCTTACTGTTTGCGCTGCTGCAGGACTTATTGGTTTTGTCTGGCATGAATTAACCACTGAGCATCCGGTGGTTGACCTTAGAGTATTGCGAAACCGATCTTTAGCTCTCGGTACAATATTTACTTTCATCCTGGGGTTCGGACTTTTTTCTACCGTATTTATCATACCCATTTTTACACAGAATTTATTGGGTTTTACTGCTCAGCAGACCGGATTATTATTACTTCCGGGAAGTTTGTTCAGTGGTTTTATGATGCCATTTGTAGGTACGGCTTTAAAAAAAGGTATGCGGCCACAGATATTGTCAGCCGGAGGATTTATATTGTTTTTTGTTTTTGTATACTGGATGTCCGGTTTTAACGCAGATGTAGGACAAGGAAATTTTGTAATCCCACTTATCATCAGGGGCGCCGGGTTAGGATTATTATTTGTACCGATCACTACCATGGCATTATCCGGCCTTGCACCTAAAGATATTCCGCAGGGTACAGGATTAACCAATATGATGAGGCAACTTGGTGGCTCTTTCGGTATTGCATTAGTAGGAACATTTTTGCAACACCGTGTGGCTTTTCACCGCGCTGACCTGGTATCCTATATTAATGATTACAGTATTTCATTTCAAAACCGTATCAGCAGTTACCAGCAAAACTTTATTGCAAAAGGATATTCAATAAGCGATGCTCAGCAGTTGGCCTATAGAGCTATAGACGGAGCAATAACCAAACAAGCTTTTCTGCTAAGCTATCTGGATATATTTTTAGCCATTGGTGTTTTCTTTTTATGCTGCATCCCACTGTTATTTTTTGTTCGGTTGAAAAAGAGTGCGCAACCTATAATGGGAGGCCATTAA
- a CDS encoding peptide MFS transporter produces MENTPVRRGHPRGLYVLFFTEMWERFGYYLMVGIFLLYLTDTLSNGGRGFDNHTAIDIVGSYVALVYLSPFIGGMIADRFIGYIRAIFIGGTLMAAGYFGLSIPGTNTLMYLSLLCIIVGNGFFKPNISTLLGIIYNKEDLKPKKDSAYMIFYMGINIGAFVCNFVASYLRNTYGWGYAFAGAGVGMLLGLIWFASGLKHVKHANIRKPVQKEDMPFSKIMLYVFVPALVAGAIGWMIPGTLFGSDSSDAFMAATIPIIIFYFLLWRRGSPEDRKSIAALLVIFGVSIVFWVIYNQNSTSQTLWAQTYTNRSIPSYAEGFTKALGMQQTVNANGHDTIPIMDQYFQAQTNEEGKVKTTVGVDPYFQNLPKDKWPAAGTNQKLISTELFQSINPFFIIIFTPLIVAFFAWLHRRRKEPTTPAKIGWGIFISGLSALVMVFAAWSVNIYSDKTNASWLIMSYAVFTVGELCLSPIGLSLVSKIAPPRLTALMMGGWFLSTAIGGKLAGTLASSWDVFIGKQWFFMILFIAAAVAALAVWYMVKWLNSIVHEQTGE; encoded by the coding sequence ATGGAAAATACACCTGTTAGAAGAGGTCATCCCAGAGGATTGTATGTGCTGTTTTTTACAGAAATGTGGGAGCGTTTTGGTTACTATCTAATGGTGGGTATATTCCTGCTGTATCTTACTGACACTTTATCAAACGGAGGCAGAGGATTTGATAACCACACCGCAATAGATATTGTCGGTTCGTATGTGGCGCTGGTTTACCTTTCTCCGTTTATAGGAGGTATGATCGCCGACCGGTTCATTGGTTACATCCGTGCAATTTTTATAGGTGGCACTTTAATGGCTGCCGGTTACTTTGGTTTATCGATACCAGGAACTAATACGCTGATGTATTTATCCCTGCTTTGTATTATAGTAGGAAATGGGTTTTTTAAACCAAACATAAGCACACTGCTGGGTATTATATACAACAAAGAGGATCTGAAGCCGAAGAAGGATTCTGCTTATATGATATTTTATATGGGAATAAACATAGGTGCTTTTGTTTGCAACTTTGTCGCCTCTTACCTGCGCAATACCTATGGATGGGGATACGCTTTTGCCGGTGCAGGTGTAGGGATGCTGCTCGGGCTTATATGGTTTGCATCCGGGCTAAAACATGTTAAGCATGCTAACATCAGAAAGCCGGTCCAAAAGGAGGATATGCCTTTCAGCAAGATCATGCTGTATGTGTTTGTTCCGGCGCTGGTTGCAGGTGCTATCGGATGGATGATACCCGGAACCCTTTTTGGCAGCGATTCGTCTGATGCTTTTATGGCAGCTACCATTCCCATAATTATTTTTTATTTTCTTCTCTGGAGGCGTGGTTCCCCCGAAGACCGTAAAAGTATTGCGGCTTTGCTGGTGATTTTTGGGGTGTCCATTGTTTTCTGGGTTATTTATAATCAAAATTCTACATCACAGACATTGTGGGCTCAAACATATACAAATCGCTCTATTCCTTCATATGCCGAAGGATTCACTAAAGCGCTGGGTATGCAGCAAACCGTAAATGCAAACGGCCATGATACAATTCCTATCATGGATCAGTACTTTCAGGCGCAGACAAATGAAGAGGGAAAAGTTAAAACGACAGTAGGAGTTGATCCTTATTTTCAAAATTTACCAAAAGATAAATGGCCGGCTGCCGGCACAAATCAGAAATTAATCTCTACGGAATTATTCCAATCTATTAATCCGTTTTTCATAATCATCTTCACCCCGCTGATAGTTGCATTCTTTGCATGGCTGCATAGAAGAAGAAAGGAACCAACTACACCTGCAAAGATTGGATGGGGAATTTTTATTTCCGGCCTGTCTGCATTGGTGATGGTTTTTGCTGCCTGGTCTGTCAACATTTATTCAGATAAAACAAATGCTTCGTGGCTTATTATGAGCTATGCTGTATTTACGGTGGGTGAATTGTGCCTAAGCCCGATTGGCTTGTCTCTGGTTTCAAAAATCGCCCCGCCACGGTTGACCGCGCTCATGATGGGAGGATGGTTCTTATCCACAGCTATCGGAGGTAAACTTGCCGGCACGCTAGCAAGCTCCTGGGATGTATTTATTGGTAAGCAGTGGTTTTTTATGATTTTGTTTATTGCTGCAGCAGTAGCTGCTCTTGCCGTTTGGTACATGGTAAAATGGTTAAATAGTATTGTACACGAACAAACAGGAGAATAA
- a CDS encoding YcxB family protein: protein MRINFQYTPRNLQLAHELHYRKLFPLKGRILMFLGAFLIWAGLLLFLILGKEGNKIISISLVVYGIFVIGLHWYLNKTMGRRAYRKLKNFYDPLSIDINDTEILISIQDQIRTMLWSDINKAVISNNMVLLYVTDLIFYIFPGENFEAGSFEQFAILVRKKVQKIF, encoded by the coding sequence ATGAGAATAAATTTTCAATATACTCCCAGAAATCTCCAGCTGGCTCATGAACTTCACTATAGAAAGCTGTTCCCGCTAAAGGGCAGAATCCTTATGTTCCTTGGTGCATTTTTGATTTGGGCCGGATTGCTATTGTTCCTGATTTTAGGAAAAGAAGGGAACAAGATTATAAGCATTTCTTTGGTTGTTTATGGTATTTTCGTAATTGGCCTTCACTGGTATCTCAATAAAACGATGGGCAGAAGGGCATATCGAAAATTGAAAAATTTTTATGATCCGCTTTCAATTGATATTAATGATACAGAAATATTAATTTCTATTCAGGACCAAATACGAACAATGTTATGGAGCGATATTAACAAGGCAGTTATTTCCAATAACATGGTATTGCTTTATGTTACCGATTTGATATTTTATATTTTTCCTGGAGAAAACTTTGAAGCAGGCAGCTTTGAACAATTTGCAATTTTGGTACGAAAGAAAGTACAGAAAATTTTCTAA
- the thiL gene encoding thiamine-phosphate kinase, translated as MESTRRTEISELGEFGLIRHLTNNIRLQNSSSKIGIGDDAAVVQYDANKATVVTTDLLVEGIHFDLTYVPLKHLGYKSIIVNLSDVYAMNATPKQVTVSVAVSNRFSVEALDELYDGINAACKKYGVDLIGGDTTSSLKGLIISVTAMGECIDDAMVLRSTAKENDLLCVSGDLGGAYAGLQLLEREKKIYSENPGVKPDFSNHTYIVGRQLMPEARRDIVQLFKELDMKPTAMIDISDGLSSETLHLCNASNVGCRIFEEKIPIADETYNMALEFKMDPVTCALSGGEDYELLFTIFPDDYDKIKNNPDVSVIGHITTKEKGAVLITKSNNAHALTAQGWNSFASN; from the coding sequence ATGGAATCAACGAGGCGGACTGAAATTAGCGAACTCGGCGAATTTGGATTGATACGTCACCTTACCAATAACATACGGCTGCAAAATAGTTCAAGCAAAATTGGTATTGGCGATGATGCTGCAGTAGTCCAGTATGATGCAAATAAGGCTACAGTTGTTACTACAGATTTGCTGGTGGAAGGAATTCATTTTGATTTGACATATGTTCCATTGAAGCATTTAGGATATAAATCCATAATTGTAAATCTCTCGGATGTTTACGCTATGAATGCAACTCCTAAACAGGTTACCGTTTCCGTAGCTGTATCGAACCGGTTTTCTGTAGAAGCACTTGATGAGCTATATGATGGAATTAATGCAGCTTGTAAAAAGTATGGTGTTGATTTGATTGGAGGAGATACCACTTCGTCATTAAAAGGATTAATAATATCAGTTACAGCAATGGGAGAATGCATTGATGATGCAATGGTATTGCGAAGCACTGCAAAGGAAAATGATCTGCTGTGCGTGAGTGGTGATCTTGGCGGGGCATATGCAGGCTTGCAACTGCTGGAGAGAGAAAAAAAAATATACAGTGAAAATCCCGGCGTAAAGCCGGATTTTTCCAACCATACTTACATTGTGGGCAGACAATTAATGCCGGAAGCCCGAAGGGATATAGTGCAGCTTTTTAAGGAATTAGATATGAAACCCACCGCAATGATAGATATCTCAGATGGACTTTCTTCTGAAACACTGCATCTATGTAATGCTTCAAATGTAGGCTGCAGGATCTTTGAAGAGAAAATTCCTATAGCCGATGAAACGTACAATATGGCATTAGAATTTAAGATGGATCCGGTCACCTGTGCGTTAAGCGGAGGAGAAGATTATGAATTGCTTTTTACGATTTTTCCGGATGATTACGATAAAATTAAAAATAATCCCGACGTTTCTGTTATTGGGCATATCACTACAAAGGAAAAAGGTGCAGTCCTGATTACTAAGTCAAATAACGCCCATGCCCTAACGGCTCAGGGCTGGAATTCTTTTGCTTCAAATTAA
- a CDS encoding T9SS type A sorting domain-containing protein, producing MKTCVLFLFLNIIGNFVFSQIPPAITWQHPLGGTNNDIAYSVIQSADGGFVVAGNSASNDGDILRPADNLHGGNYDEWIVKLDAQSNILWKRHTGGVGSDVAIKVMQMRDGGYIVGGNSSSFDTIGSYSNSDYWLNKLNSDGTIAWSKNYGGSGYDDFGSLDTTSDGGLILCGGSSSFDRDVTGNYGASDFWLVKTDGLGNIQWQKNYGGSEYDKAQSVKQTADGGYVVTGFTSSNNIDVTGFHGVTDGWLVKLNAVGNIFWEQCYGGSLDDYAYDILVLPDNNYIFCGYTFSSDGDVVGNHGLFDAWVMKIDQAGKILWQRCYGGDSIDYVLAMDKVSDNGFILGGFSTSTNGDCTSNYGGQDFWILRIDSLGSLMWQKNYGGTVDDVCNSVYTLKDGNYITAGYTTSNDGDVIGNHTPYSYKDYWVVLLDGTVGISFPDSANKYVNGFPMPAQNYFTLDLNRSPLPANKKVEVQIVDLLGKDMIKDMISDKMVTVDCSSWQAGIYLYRLKTENDIIAKGKILIQK from the coding sequence ATGAAGACATGTGTGCTTTTTCTTTTCCTTAATATAATCGGAAATTTTGTTTTTTCACAAATTCCTCCAGCAATCACATGGCAGCACCCTTTAGGAGGAACGAATAATGACATTGCTTATTCGGTAATACAATCAGCAGATGGAGGGTTTGTAGTTGCCGGAAATTCAGCTTCGAACGATGGAGATATTCTAAGACCTGCAGATAACCTGCATGGCGGTAATTATGATGAGTGGATCGTAAAGCTTGATGCCCAGTCAAATATTCTATGGAAAAGGCATACAGGCGGTGTAGGATCAGATGTTGCCATAAAAGTAATGCAGATGCGGGACGGAGGATATATTGTAGGAGGTAATTCAAGCTCATTTGATACAATAGGGAGCTATAGTAATTCGGATTACTGGCTTAACAAATTAAATTCAGATGGGACTATAGCGTGGTCAAAGAATTATGGCGGTTCAGGTTATGATGATTTTGGTTCACTGGATACTACTTCAGACGGTGGATTGATACTTTGCGGTGGCTCCTCATCTTTTGATAGAGATGTTACCGGGAACTATGGCGCCAGTGATTTCTGGCTTGTAAAAACGGATGGTCTGGGAAATATTCAATGGCAGAAAAATTACGGAGGTTCTGAATACGATAAAGCACAGTCGGTAAAGCAAACTGCTGACGGTGGCTATGTTGTAACAGGCTTTACCAGCTCAAATAATATAGATGTAACGGGTTTCCACGGAGTAACGGACGGTTGGCTGGTGAAGCTTAATGCAGTTGGTAACATATTTTGGGAGCAGTGCTATGGAGGCTCTCTGGATGATTATGCGTATGATATATTGGTATTACCTGACAATAATTATATTTTTTGTGGATATACTTTTTCCAGCGATGGTGATGTTGTGGGAAACCATGGTTTGTTTGATGCCTGGGTAATGAAGATTGATCAGGCCGGAAAAATTTTGTGGCAGCGATGTTATGGAGGAGATTCCATTGACTATGTTTTGGCCATGGATAAAGTTTCTGATAATGGGTTTATCCTGGGAGGTTTTTCCACTTCCACTAATGGAGATTGTACATCAAACTACGGTGGTCAGGATTTCTGGATCTTAAGAATTGATTCATTAGGATCACTCATGTGGCAAAAAAATTATGGAGGAACAGTGGATGATGTGTGCAACAGTGTATACACCTTAAAGGATGGAAATTACATAACAGCAGGTTATACTACATCAAACGATGGTGATGTAATTGGAAATCATACACCCTATAGCTATAAAGATTATTGGGTGGTACTGCTTGATGGAACAGTTGGTATTTCTTTTCCAGATAGCGCCAATAAATACGTAAATGGATTTCCGATGCCTGCTCAAAATTATTTTACATTAGACCTTAATAGAAGTCCATTGCCAGCAAATAAAAAAGTGGAAGTGCAAATCGTTGATTTGTTAGGAAAAGACATGATAAAAGATATGATTTCCGATAAAATGGTTACGGTAGACTGCAGCTCATGGCAAGCAGGAATTTATTTATACCGTCTGAAAACTGAAAACGATATTATTGCAAAAGGAAAAATATTAATCCAGAAATAA
- a CDS encoding 1-aminocyclopropane-1-carboxylate deaminase/D-cysteine desulfhydrase, whose protein sequence is MTLPSPLQKIEETFLKKRDIHLFIKRDDLINSYVSGNKWRKLKYNIKEAKRLHQHTLLTFGGAHSNHIFSVAAAGKMFGYNTIGIIRGERNASLNDTLKFAQDSGMNLRFISREQYRLKEAGNFLAELKNKVGDFYVLPEGGTNLLAVKGCEEIISEIDIGYDLICCPCGTGGTLAGLITGLQGKEKVLGFSVLKGMVNLENSIEELVFDTCKQKFDNWSVNHNYHFGGYAKTNQTLISFIENFRLNHNVRLDPVYTGKMMYGIYDLIKKNSLPAPLTIIAVHTGGLRPLI, encoded by the coding sequence ATGACACTTCCATCACCCCTGCAAAAAATAGAGGAAACCTTTTTGAAGAAAAGAGATATTCACCTTTTCATAAAACGGGATGACCTTATTAATTCCTATGTATCGGGTAACAAGTGGAGAAAATTAAAATACAATATAAAAGAGGCAAAGAGATTGCATCAGCATACCCTGCTCACTTTTGGAGGAGCTCATTCGAATCATATTTTTTCCGTAGCAGCAGCAGGTAAAATGTTTGGATATAATACGATAGGAATCATTCGTGGCGAACGCAATGCTTCTCTAAATGATACGCTGAAGTTTGCACAGGACAGCGGAATGAACCTGCGCTTTATTTCCAGGGAACAGTACCGGTTAAAAGAAGCGGGAAATTTCCTGGCTGAACTGAAAAACAAGGTTGGTGATTTTTATGTGTTACCGGAAGGAGGTACCAATTTATTAGCTGTTAAAGGGTGTGAAGAAATTATATCAGAAATAGATATAGGCTATGATCTTATCTGCTGCCCATGCGGTACCGGTGGCACCCTTGCTGGCTTGATTACAGGATTACAAGGTAAAGAAAAAGTACTTGGGTTTTCGGTGTTGAAAGGAATGGTTAATTTGGAAAATAGTATAGAAGAACTCGTCTTTGATACCTGTAAACAAAAGTTCGATAACTGGAGTGTTAATCACAATTACCATTTTGGAGGTTATGCCAAAACAAATCAAACATTAATATCTTTTATAGAAAATTTCAGATTAAATCATAACGTTAGATTGGATCCGGTTTATACCGGTAAAATGATGTATGGTATTTACGATCTGATTAAGAAAAATTCCCTTCCTGCTCCTCTAACTATAATCGCCGTACATACCGGTGGGTTAAGGCCCTTAATTTAA
- the apaG gene encoding Co2+/Mg2+ efflux protein ApaG gives MITKITEGIKISVETFYQDEYSQPLNNEFMFAYRITIENGSDHTIKLLRRHWYIFDSHGVTREVEGEGVVGLQPVIEPGKSHQYISGSHLKTEIGKMYGTYLMEKVIDGKKFKVNIPDFQLIAPFKLN, from the coding sequence ATGATTACCAAAATCACAGAAGGCATTAAAATTTCTGTGGAAACCTTTTACCAGGATGAATATTCCCAGCCACTCAATAATGAATTTATGTTTGCATATCGAATCACCATTGAGAATGGCAGTGATCATACCATAAAGTTGCTTCGTCGCCATTGGTATATTTTCGATTCTCATGGGGTTACACGTGAAGTGGAAGGCGAGGGTGTAGTTGGATTACAGCCAGTGATCGAACCAGGCAAGTCGCACCAGTACATATCAGGTTCCCATTTGAAAACCGAAATAGGTAAAATGTATGGGACTTATCTTATGGAAAAAGTAATAGATGGAAAAAAATTCAAAGTCAACATTCCTGATTTTCAATTAATTGCTCCTTTCAAGCTTAATTAG
- the metF gene encoding methylenetetrahydrofolate reductase [NAD(P)H] — translation MKVIEYIQRSNATMVSFEILPPMKGRSIQSIYDTLDPLMEFKPPFINVTYHRAEYIYKRNREGLFEKTIIRKRPGTVGICAAIVNKYHVDAVPHMVCGGFTKGETEDALIDLAFLGIDNILIIRGDPNRNENSFDPEPGGHAHAIDLMKQAVNMNRGIFLEEDLSDVSPTNFCIGVAGYPEKHYEAPNMKMDLKYLKEKVDAGAQYVITQMFFDNNKFFEFVNRCREIGIEVPIIPGIKPITSKKQVNTLPRLFHVEVPEELATELETTITDEAARKVGIEWCIQQCRELVKANVPLLHFYTMSNPAPVKAVVSNVF, via the coding sequence GTGAAAGTCATCGAATATATTCAACGATCCAATGCTACCATGGTATCGTTTGAAATACTTCCTCCAATGAAAGGAAGGAGCATTCAATCCATTTACGATACTTTGGATCCGTTAATGGAGTTTAAGCCGCCTTTTATTAATGTTACTTATCATCGCGCTGAATACATATACAAGCGAAACCGGGAAGGCCTATTTGAAAAGACTATAATCCGAAAGCGACCCGGTACTGTCGGTATCTGTGCAGCTATTGTAAACAAATATCATGTAGATGCTGTGCCTCATATGGTCTGTGGTGGGTTCACAAAAGGTGAAACCGAGGATGCATTAATTGATCTGGCTTTTCTGGGTATCGACAATATATTAATTATCAGGGGCGATCCAAACAGGAATGAAAATTCCTTTGATCCTGAACCGGGTGGCCATGCACATGCTATAGATCTGATGAAGCAGGCCGTTAACATGAACCGCGGAATTTTTCTGGAAGAAGACCTTTCCGATGTCTCACCTACCAACTTTTGCATTGGCGTAGCAGGATATCCTGAAAAGCATTATGAAGCACCTAATATGAAAATGGATTTAAAGTATCTCAAAGAAAAGGTAGATGCAGGGGCACAATACGTGATCACACAGATGTTTTTTGACAATAATAAGTTCTTTGAGTTTGTAAACAGATGTCGCGAAATTGGAATCGAAGTACCCATTATTCCGGGTATAAAGCCCATAACTTCAAAAAAGCAGGTAAATACTTTACCAAGGTTGTTTCATGTAGAAGTGCCTGAAGAACTGGCAACGGAGCTTGAAACTACAATAACAGATGAAGCAGCCCGTAAAGTAGGTATTGAATGGTGCATTCAGCAGTGCAGGGAGTTAGTTAAAGCAAATGTCCCGCTGTTGCACTTTTACACCATGAGTAATCCGGCACCTGTAAAAGCAGTGGTAAGCAACGTATTCTGA
- a CDS encoding HAD family phosphatase, with protein METIKNLIFDYGGVIIDLDYNRTKIQFKKLGVENLDAHFTQIKQTRLFDDLDTGRISNTDFHAQLNQLLNTKLSDKEIDFAWNAMLIGIKQQKFEVLKELKKQYRTFLLSNTNAIHLKSISDYLIKSHRKENLTEYFDETYYSCEIGLRKPGPEIFLKVLNDNNLNPSETLFIDDSLQHIEGAKKVGLKTFHYNPSIHSLGEIILIT; from the coding sequence ATGGAGACAATTAAAAACCTCATTTTTGATTATGGGGGAGTAATTATTGATCTGGATTACAATCGCACCAAAATTCAATTTAAAAAATTAGGAGTAGAAAATTTGGACGCACATTTTACACAAATAAAACAGACCCGGCTTTTTGATGACCTGGATACAGGCAGAATATCAAATACTGATTTTCATGCACAACTAAACCAACTATTGAACACCAAACTTTCTGATAAAGAAATTGATTTTGCCTGGAATGCTATGCTGATTGGCATTAAGCAGCAAAAATTTGAGGTTTTAAAGGAATTAAAAAAGCAATACCGTACTTTTTTATTAAGCAATACCAATGCTATTCATTTAAAAAGTATCTCTGATTATTTAATAAAATCGCATCGAAAAGAAAACCTCACTGAATATTTTGACGAAACCTATTATTCATGTGAAATTGGATTGCGTAAGCCCGGTCCTGAAATCTTTTTAAAAGTGCTCAACGATAATAATCTTAATCCATCAGAAACCCTGTTCATTGATGACAGCCTGCAGCACATAGAAGGTGCAAAAAAAGTAGGATTGAAAACTTTTCATTATAATCCTTCCATCCATTCTCTAGGTGAAATTATCTTGATTACGTAA